From the genome of Terriglobales bacterium, one region includes:
- a CDS encoding FAD binding domain-containing protein, which yields MPVFDHIQAFYQPTSVREAVRLLHGGRGRVVAGGTDLALLRDRSIRFLVDVKHLGLDYIRRDGNGCDIGAACTMAEVENSPIVRGLAGGILARAAATCGSIQIRNLATIGGNLANGSPAADTATPLLAMDASVILQNQKGRRRLTLQEFFALPQKQRVQGGLLVQIFVPRSKRRGGWSFQKFGRTETDISVVNCAGGLGVTREGKAAWARLALGAVAPTPMRALKAEGLLVGQAITAELIERAAESVASEVQPISDQRASAEYRREISQVLARRALRESAQLAGCTL from the coding sequence ATGCCAGTGTTCGACCACATTCAAGCTTTTTACCAACCGACCAGTGTGCGGGAGGCGGTGCGCCTGCTGCACGGAGGACGCGGACGCGTGGTTGCCGGCGGCACGGACTTGGCCCTATTGCGCGACCGTTCCATTCGCTTCCTGGTCGACGTGAAGCATCTCGGCCTCGACTACATCCGGCGCGATGGGAACGGCTGCGACATTGGCGCGGCGTGCACCATGGCGGAAGTGGAAAATTCGCCGATCGTACGCGGGCTGGCGGGCGGCATTCTCGCGCGCGCGGCGGCCACCTGCGGGTCCATCCAGATTCGCAACCTCGCGACCATCGGCGGAAACCTGGCGAACGGATCTCCGGCCGCGGACACCGCCACGCCCCTGTTGGCGATGGACGCGTCAGTCATCTTGCAGAATCAGAAGGGCCGGAGGCGGCTGACCCTGCAGGAATTTTTCGCGCTGCCACAGAAGCAACGGGTTCAGGGCGGGCTGCTGGTGCAGATTTTCGTCCCCAGGAGCAAGCGCCGTGGCGGATGGTCGTTTCAGAAATTCGGGCGTACCGAAACCGATATCTCGGTAGTCAACTGTGCCGGAGGGCTGGGCGTTACGCGCGAGGGCAAGGCGGCGTGGGCCCGACTTGCCTTGGGCGCCGTGGCGCCGACCCCGATGCGCGCCTTGAAGGCGGAGGGCCTGCTGGTCGGGCAAGCAATTACCGCCGAATTGATCGAACGCGCCGCCGAATCGGTAGCGTCCGAGGTACAGCCCATCAGCGACCAGCGCGCGTCAGCGGAATACCGGCGTGAGATCAGCCAGGTGCTGGCGCGAAGGGCGCTGCGGGAATCTGCCCAACTGGCAGGGTGCACGCTATGA